In one window of Cystobacter fuscus DSM 2262 DNA:
- a CDS encoding hybrid non-ribosomal peptide synthetase/type I polyketide synthase — translation MNREPIAIIGLGCRFPGARDSRAFWKLLRDGVDAITPVPPGRWDIDSFYDPDPSAEGKMSTRWGGFVEQVDQFDPQFFGIAPREVTTMDPQQRLLLEVTWEALEDAGLIPERLAGSKTGVFVGMSSYDYYTLLSQDSRNIDAHIGTGNTNCIAANRISYLFDFQGPSLVVDTACSSSLVAVHLACKSLWSGDASLAVAGGVQLVLSPWVTVGYSKSGFMAADGRCKAFDAAANGYVRSEGSGIIVLKPLSKALEDGDSIYALIRGGAVNQDGRSNGLTAPNPAAQEAVLRAAYADAGVPPSRVQYVEAHGTGTKLGDPIEVKSLAAVVGAERPEGNVCALGSVKTNIGHLEAAAGIAGLIKVALSLKHRQIPPSLHFKVPNPYIRFDKIPLRVQQELKPWPERPEPALAGVSSFGFGGTNAHLVLEGAPPVAPPEDEGGERPRHVLALGAKSPSALRELARRYQAYVEEQPEVALGDLCFSANTRCPPFAHQLTVVAASPQELRERLASFEHEQAAAGVTYAQLNRRKRPKVAFLFTGQGAQYTGMGRELYETQPTFRDALDRCAKILRPLLGRSLLEVLFPEPGKASPLDETAFTQPALFSLEYALARLWMSWGVEPAAVLGHSVGEFVAACVAGVLRLEDALRLIAERGKLMQALPSGGAMAAILAPEPRVAAAIERYAGALDIAAINGPESIVVSGRKEALDAVIAAFEAEGVRCQRLRVSHAFHSPLMEPMLDGLERMAGTIRHQAPKLPFISNVTGEALASGQLLDGAYWRRHTRAPVRFLEGIRALHAQGCELFLEIGPKPILTHLGARCLPDVQVGWLPSLAENRNDWVVMLDALSALRSGGVELDWKGFDRDYPRKRVSLPHYPFERKRYWFKEGAIEVSEKAAAATVSRPQPAEAAKPKRLEAITTAVRKMVADLLKASPSEIDPQASFLEMGADSISLIDAIRLIDANYKLKLSVRQLFEELTSIEALAAHIERHLPPEEPAPVAALPPAPVRSPAPVLAAAEPRRDEAMPTACSISRAPVPNVVKAPPTSNGVPFQQPVFQQPVLTAQPSPPAPAALVRQAPPALPESSLERLFAQQLEIVSKQLDLLKDAGGTRVAPAPVAPPVEPEPRSSPPVIVSPAVAAPAPAPAVQPPRAPQPLSAATSPASVAVDSAEMNQRQQQYLRSFMERYARRTGGSKAWAQKHRPVLADNRALAGLRMPIKEICYPIVGSRYAGSRIWDVDGNEYVDIAMGFGVHLFGHGAPFIKRALMQQLELGHGVGPQPERAGQLAELFTELTGAERVTFCQSGTESVMTALRLARTATGRNRIVLFKGSFHGHYDGVLAQAQGGDGDAIPVAMGISKNAVRDVVVLDYGEQSAIDYLRQHAHELAAVLVEPVQSRRPELQPRAFLHEVRAITEASGTALIFDEIITGFRIHQGGAQAHFGVRADLATYGKVPGGGMPLAAVAGKRRFMDGIDGGQWNYGDQSYPEADRTFFAGTFNKPPLSLATAYAVLEHLKEQGPRLQEQLNERTALLAAQLNAFFEQQRVPAQVVHFGSLFRFVLKGNLDLFFYHLVERGVYVWEGRTCFLSTAHTEADIAHILEAVRGSVEDLRQGGFLPELSPGTPGPGGGGGATRPPPRAVETPRPSAPAQASSVSAASPGNGAGKGSAQARDQLPEPRTEFWERRRSRSTSNRVAGADDSEGKVRRAARDLEFSLYFFGKYDAPFRDDKYDLLFDSARYADAHGFSAVWLPERHFHAFGGLSPNPAVVCSALARETKHLSLRAGSVVVPLHHPLRIVEEWSVVDNLSKGRVGLSFASGWHPDDFVFAPEAFGKHREMMFEGVETIRKLWRGESMRARGGGKNELDVRCFPAPMQRELPFWITVVNNPDTYVRAGQMGANVLTNLMGQTLEDLERNIALYRQALHDHGHDPDAGKVTVLMHTFVGEDLQTVRDTARGPFCDYLATHFALFQNLAKSQNLPVNLDQLTADDKQYMLSMAYDRYARTSALIGTPESCQEILDHIRSLGVDEVACFMDFGVEPKAVMASMPTLVALKERFRGDGGGAPGPSGPAREPSAAQLPVKSVESAVTTLELTESQQEFLIVAQMTADEDSMSGHQALALTLTGPLNPQALRTAVQSVIDRHEALRTTISAEGDRQIVHPSVKVDLSFVDFSHVPEDAREREALRWLDEQSETGFDLVHGPLFHAQVLELGERLHILSLVTHHIFCDGQSVAVIIAELAELYSAACEGVRRELPEPMQFRRFIELQQQQQAKTLAEHEAYWLQKFSGPLPVLQLPFDRPRPPVKTFAAARLTDTIGGELCQAVRKVGQRYGATPFMTLFAAYTCLLHRMSGQGDIIVGVPASGRTVEGSEGMVGHCANLLPVRTNVQGGLRFSEHLLAVKNVLLDDYEHQAYRFATLLEKLRVPRDPSVSPIVTVAFNLDRPVPPPKMFELEVDWFPRPISFGVPELGLSIKELRGELSLEWDYNTDLFDAETIHRTMGHFRTLVEGLTAHPEQRLCDLPMLTHEERQRFAEWNRTAAPSYGRATLPRLFEAQVRRTPDAPALTVAGETLSYGELNARANQLAHCLRSLGVGRESLVGICVERSVEMVVGLLGILKAGAAYVPLDPSFPAERLAHMVHHSRLSLLLTQERVAGRLPESGVRQVRFEAEHALLSRQPTGDLPDEAGTEELAYVMYTSGSTGIPKGIQITHGALANLLESMREQLEPTARDVLLAVTTISFDIAALELYLPLLVGARLVVTDSETAADGERLAQEMARVTPSLMQATPATWRMLIEAGWRGDPRLCILCGGEALRQELAEQLLERGGRVWNLYGPTETTIWSAAHRVGKVRGERREDASEPIGRPLANTQLRVLSPRLHQVPVGVTGELYIGGLGLARGYLTQPSLTAEKFVPDPFSDEPGARLYKTGDLARYLADGTIEFLGRTDYQVKIRGFRVELGAIEAALGQHPAVADVAVIAREIGPGDTRLFGYVVFRQGQSLPVEELHAFLKHKLPAYMIPASITAGTELPLTPNGKVDRKALAALDVGRAVSRVHVAPRNALETELVQIWEEVLGVKPVGVTDNFFHLGGNSLLGVRLMTRIRRHLGQEVPLALFIEDPTIVHLTQVIYQKSLGVPSLAEGQAAAGQGKTSIVKVRPEGKHHPLFFAAQLGGIYSSNVVVGLLDMARELDPDQPFYGLQAPALAPELAEAVSRGSPLSLDDWRYDRAHFDRVVLDCVEALRKVQPEGPYYLGGFCSGSLLVFEIARRLTEMRQEVARLVLLDPPIGGDAVPPGPSRYDAALADLVWFIGREIGWEAGWDLTALYAELEPLGTDERWALALRKLKEAEAVPASTEAQDLRRLFDAKRLNEEIMSRILDSYEPPVSPHPVTLLISDHTREDYTDDALKAALERVRRHITGSLDVHFVPGDHGSLFQSPNVAVLAHHVNRCLAESRPRGA, via the coding sequence ATGAACCGCGAACCCATTGCGATCATCGGCCTGGGCTGCCGTTTCCCGGGTGCGAGGGATTCAAGGGCATTCTGGAAGCTCCTGCGTGATGGCGTGGATGCCATTACCCCCGTCCCCCCCGGACGCTGGGACATCGACTCGTTCTACGATCCGGACCCCAGCGCCGAAGGCAAGATGAGCACCCGCTGGGGCGGGTTCGTGGAGCAGGTGGATCAATTCGATCCGCAATTCTTTGGCATCGCCCCGCGCGAGGTCACCACCATGGATCCCCAGCAGCGGCTGCTGCTGGAGGTGACGTGGGAGGCATTGGAGGACGCGGGCCTGATTCCCGAGCGGCTGGCGGGCTCCAAGACGGGTGTCTTCGTCGGGATGTCCAGCTACGACTACTACACGCTGCTGAGCCAGGACTCGCGCAACATCGACGCCCACATCGGCACGGGCAACACGAACTGCATCGCGGCCAACCGCATCTCCTACCTGTTCGACTTCCAGGGCCCCAGCCTGGTCGTGGACACCGCGTGCTCCTCCTCGCTCGTCGCCGTGCACCTGGCCTGCAAGAGCCTGTGGAGCGGGGACGCCTCCCTCGCCGTCGCGGGCGGGGTGCAGCTCGTCCTGTCGCCCTGGGTGACGGTGGGCTACTCGAAGTCGGGGTTCATGGCCGCGGATGGCCGCTGCAAGGCGTTCGACGCCGCGGCCAACGGTTATGTCCGCAGCGAGGGCTCCGGCATCATCGTCCTCAAGCCGCTGTCCAAGGCGCTGGAGGACGGTGACTCCATCTACGCCCTCATCCGCGGCGGCGCCGTCAACCAGGACGGGCGCAGCAACGGGCTCACGGCGCCCAACCCCGCCGCGCAGGAAGCGGTGCTGCGCGCGGCCTACGCGGATGCCGGTGTGCCGCCCTCGCGGGTGCAATACGTGGAGGCGCATGGCACGGGCACGAAGCTGGGCGATCCCATCGAGGTGAAGTCGCTCGCCGCCGTGGTGGGCGCGGAGCGCCCCGAGGGCAATGTCTGCGCGCTGGGCTCGGTGAAGACCAACATCGGCCACCTGGAGGCCGCGGCGGGCATCGCGGGCCTCATCAAGGTGGCGCTGTCGCTCAAGCACCGGCAGATCCCTCCGAGCCTCCATTTCAAGGTCCCCAACCCCTACATCCGCTTCGACAAGATTCCCCTGCGTGTCCAGCAGGAGCTGAAGCCCTGGCCCGAGCGGCCGGAGCCCGCCCTGGCCGGTGTCAGCTCGTTCGGTTTCGGCGGGACCAATGCCCACCTCGTCCTGGAGGGGGCTCCTCCGGTGGCGCCGCCCGAGGACGAGGGGGGTGAGCGACCCCGGCACGTGCTCGCCCTCGGCGCGAAGAGCCCGAGCGCGCTGCGCGAACTGGCCCGCCGCTACCAGGCGTATGTGGAGGAGCAGCCGGAGGTGGCGCTCGGCGACCTCTGCTTCAGCGCCAACACGCGCTGCCCGCCCTTCGCGCATCAGCTCACCGTGGTCGCCGCGTCTCCCCAGGAGCTGCGCGAGCGGTTGGCGTCCTTCGAGCACGAGCAGGCGGCGGCTGGCGTGACATACGCGCAGCTCAACCGTCGCAAGCGCCCGAAGGTGGCCTTCCTCTTCACGGGGCAGGGCGCCCAGTACACCGGCATGGGGCGCGAGCTCTATGAGACGCAGCCCACCTTCCGGGATGCGCTCGACCGCTGCGCGAAGATCCTGCGCCCGCTCCTGGGCCGAAGCCTTTTGGAGGTCCTCTTCCCCGAGCCGGGGAAGGCCTCGCCGCTCGACGAGACGGCCTTCACACAGCCGGCCCTGTTCTCGCTGGAGTACGCGCTCGCGCGACTGTGGATGTCGTGGGGCGTGGAGCCCGCGGCGGTGCTGGGGCACAGCGTGGGGGAGTTCGTCGCGGCTTGCGTCGCGGGCGTGCTCCGCCTGGAGGATGCACTGCGGCTGATCGCCGAGCGGGGGAAGCTGATGCAGGCGCTCCCCAGCGGTGGCGCGATGGCGGCCATCCTCGCGCCCGAGCCCCGCGTGGCGGCCGCGATCGAGCGGTATGCCGGCGCGCTCGACATCGCCGCGATCAACGGGCCCGAGAGCATCGTCGTCTCCGGACGGAAGGAGGCGCTCGACGCCGTCATCGCCGCGTTCGAGGCCGAGGGCGTGCGCTGCCAGCGGCTTCGCGTGTCCCACGCGTTCCACTCCCCGCTCATGGAGCCGATGCTCGATGGGCTGGAGCGGATGGCGGGCACGATCCGTCACCAGGCGCCCAAGCTGCCCTTCATCTCCAACGTGACGGGCGAGGCCCTGGCCTCGGGACAGCTCCTCGACGGGGCCTACTGGCGGCGGCACACCCGCGCTCCGGTGCGGTTCCTGGAGGGCATCCGCGCCCTGCACGCTCAGGGCTGTGAGCTGTTCCTGGAGATCGGTCCGAAGCCCATCCTGACGCACCTGGGAGCACGCTGCCTCCCGGACGTCCAGGTCGGTTGGCTGCCCTCGTTGGCGGAGAACCGGAACGACTGGGTCGTGATGCTCGATGCCCTTTCCGCCCTTCGCTCGGGGGGCGTGGAGCTGGATTGGAAGGGGTTCGACAGGGACTACCCCAGGAAGCGCGTGTCCCTGCCGCATTACCCGTTCGAGAGAAAGCGCTACTGGTTCAAGGAAGGGGCAATCGAGGTGAGTGAGAAAGCCGCCGCAGCCACAGTGTCCAGGCCCCAGCCAGCCGAAGCCGCGAAGCCCAAGCGTCTGGAGGCCATCACCACCGCCGTGCGCAAGATGGTGGCGGACCTGCTCAAGGCCTCTCCCTCCGAGATCGACCCCCAGGCTTCGTTCCTGGAGATGGGCGCGGACTCGATTTCGCTCATCGATGCCATCCGCCTCATCGACGCCAACTACAAGCTCAAGCTCTCCGTGCGTCAGCTCTTCGAGGAGCTCACCTCGATCGAAGCGCTCGCGGCCCACATCGAGCGCCACCTCCCGCCGGAGGAGCCCGCGCCCGTGGCCGCGCTCCCTCCGGCTCCCGTGAGGAGTCCTGCCCCGGTGCTGGCGGCGGCGGAGCCACGGCGGGACGAGGCCATGCCGACCGCGTGCTCCATCTCCCGGGCGCCGGTCCCCAACGTCGTGAAGGCGCCGCCCACCAGCAATGGCGTCCCGTTCCAGCAGCCCGTGTTCCAGCAGCCCGTGCTCACCGCCCAGCCCTCGCCGCCCGCCCCGGCGGCTCTGGTCCGGCAGGCCCCCCCGGCGCTCCCCGAGAGTTCGCTCGAGCGGCTCTTCGCGCAGCAACTCGAGATCGTCTCCAAGCAGCTCGATCTGCTCAAGGACGCGGGCGGAACGCGGGTCGCCCCGGCGCCCGTGGCACCCCCGGTGGAGCCGGAGCCCCGGAGCAGTCCCCCCGTGATCGTCTCTCCCGCCGTGGCCGCCCCGGCTCCGGCTCCCGCCGTCCAACCGCCCCGCGCGCCCCAGCCCCTCTCCGCTGCCACCTCGCCCGCCTCCGTCGCGGTGGACTCGGCGGAGATGAACCAGCGGCAGCAGCAGTACCTGCGCTCGTTCATGGAGCGCTACGCGCGGCGTACGGGCGGCTCCAAGGCGTGGGCCCAGAAGCACCGTCCGGTCCTGGCCGACAACCGGGCCCTGGCCGGTCTGCGCATGCCCATCAAGGAGATCTGCTACCCCATCGTGGGTTCCCGCTATGCGGGCTCGCGCATCTGGGATGTCGACGGCAATGAGTACGTCGACATCGCGATGGGCTTCGGCGTCCACCTCTTCGGCCACGGGGCGCCGTTCATCAAGCGGGCCCTCATGCAGCAGCTCGAGCTCGGCCATGGTGTCGGCCCCCAGCCGGAGCGAGCGGGACAACTCGCCGAGCTGTTCACCGAGCTGACCGGCGCCGAGCGCGTGACGTTCTGCCAGTCCGGCACCGAGTCCGTCATGACCGCGCTGCGGCTGGCTCGCACGGCCACCGGGCGCAACCGGATCGTGCTCTTCAAGGGCTCGTTCCATGGTCATTACGACGGTGTCCTCGCGCAGGCGCAGGGCGGTGACGGGGACGCCATTCCCGTGGCCATGGGGATCTCGAAGAACGCGGTCCGGGACGTGGTGGTGCTCGACTACGGCGAGCAGAGCGCCATCGACTATCTGCGCCAGCACGCCCATGAGCTGGCCGCCGTGCTGGTGGAGCCGGTGCAGAGCCGCCGTCCGGAGTTGCAACCGCGTGCCTTCCTCCACGAGGTGCGTGCCATCACCGAGGCGTCGGGCACGGCGCTCATCTTCGATGAGATCATCACCGGATTCCGCATCCATCAGGGCGGTGCCCAGGCGCACTTCGGCGTCCGCGCGGACCTCGCCACGTACGGGAAGGTCCCCGGTGGTGGCATGCCGTTGGCGGCCGTGGCCGGCAAGCGGCGCTTCATGGACGGCATCGACGGAGGCCAGTGGAACTACGGGGACCAGTCCTACCCCGAGGCCGACCGGACCTTCTTCGCCGGTACCTTCAACAAGCCGCCCCTATCGCTCGCCACGGCCTACGCGGTGCTCGAGCACCTCAAGGAGCAGGGCCCCCGGCTCCAGGAGCAGTTGAACGAGCGCACCGCGCTGCTGGCCGCGCAGCTCAACGCCTTCTTCGAGCAGCAGCGCGTCCCCGCGCAGGTCGTCCACTTCGGCTCGTTGTTCCGCTTCGTGCTGAAGGGCAACCTCGACCTGTTCTTCTACCACCTCGTGGAGCGGGGCGTTTACGTGTGGGAGGGGCGCACGTGCTTCCTCTCCACGGCCCATACCGAGGCGGACATCGCGCACATCCTCGAGGCCGTCCGCGGCAGCGTGGAGGATCTGCGGCAGGGCGGTTTCCTTCCCGAGCTGTCTCCGGGTACACCCGGACCGGGCGGCGGTGGCGGTGCGACCAGGCCTCCGCCGCGGGCTGTCGAGACGCCGCGCCCCAGCGCTCCCGCTCAAGCGTCATCCGTGTCCGCCGCGAGCCCCGGTAATGGCGCCGGGAAGGGGAGCGCGCAGGCGCGGGATCAGCTCCCGGAGCCCCGCACGGAGTTCTGGGAGCGGCGGCGCTCCCGGAGCACGTCCAACCGGGTGGCTGGCGCGGACGACTCGGAGGGCAAGGTCCGGCGGGCGGCGCGCGACCTGGAGTTCAGCCTGTATTTCTTCGGCAAGTACGACGCGCCGTTCCGGGACGACAAGTACGATCTCCTCTTCGACAGCGCACGCTACGCCGACGCGCATGGTTTCTCGGCGGTCTGGCTTCCCGAGCGCCACTTCCACGCCTTCGGCGGGCTCTCCCCGAATCCGGCGGTGGTCTGCTCCGCCCTGGCCCGGGAGACGAAGCACCTGTCGCTGAGGGCCGGCAGCGTCGTCGTACCCCTGCACCACCCGCTGCGCATCGTGGAGGAGTGGTCCGTGGTGGACAACCTGTCCAAGGGACGGGTGGGGCTCTCGTTCGCCTCGGGCTGGCATCCGGATGACTTCGTGTTCGCGCCCGAGGCCTTCGGCAAGCACCGCGAGATGATGTTCGAGGGCGTCGAGACCATCCGCAAGCTGTGGCGTGGCGAGTCCATGCGTGCGCGCGGCGGGGGCAAGAACGAGCTCGACGTGCGCTGCTTCCCGGCGCCGATGCAGCGCGAGCTGCCCTTCTGGATCACCGTCGTGAACAATCCGGACACCTACGTCCGGGCGGGACAGATGGGTGCCAACGTCCTGACCAACCTGATGGGCCAGACGCTCGAGGATCTGGAGCGCAACATCGCTCTCTACCGGCAGGCCCTGCATGACCACGGGCATGATCCGGACGCTGGCAAGGTGACGGTCCTGATGCACACCTTCGTTGGGGAGGATCTCCAGACCGTCCGTGACACCGCGCGTGGCCCCTTCTGTGACTACCTCGCCACGCACTTCGCGCTCTTCCAGAACCTGGCGAAGAGTCAGAACCTGCCCGTCAACCTGGACCAGCTCACGGCGGACGACAAGCAGTACATGTTGTCCATGGCCTACGACCGATATGCGCGCACGAGCGCCCTGATCGGTACGCCGGAGTCCTGCCAGGAGATCCTCGACCACATCCGCTCGCTCGGCGTCGACGAGGTGGCGTGCTTCATGGACTTCGGGGTGGAGCCCAAGGCCGTGATGGCGAGCATGCCCACACTCGTGGCCCTGAAGGAGCGGTTTCGCGGGGATGGCGGGGGGGCTCCGGGCCCGTCCGGCCCGGCCCGCGAGCCGAGCGCCGCCCAGCTCCCGGTGAAGTCGGTTGAGTCCGCGGTCACCACCCTGGAGCTGACCGAGTCGCAGCAGGAGTTCCTGATCGTCGCCCAGATGACGGCGGATGAGGACTCCATGAGCGGGCACCAGGCGCTCGCCTTGACGCTCACGGGGCCGCTGAATCCCCAGGCCCTGCGCACCGCCGTCCAGTCCGTCATCGATCGGCACGAGGCGCTGCGGACCACCATCAGCGCCGAGGGGGATCGACAGATCGTCCACCCCTCGGTGAAGGTGGACCTCTCGTTCGTCGACTTCTCGCACGTGCCGGAGGACGCACGCGAGCGGGAGGCGCTCCGGTGGCTCGACGAGCAGAGCGAGACCGGCTTCGACCTGGTCCATGGGCCGCTCTTCCATGCGCAGGTGCTCGAGTTGGGGGAGCGGCTGCACATCCTCAGTCTGGTGACGCACCACATCTTCTGTGACGGTCAGTCCGTGGCCGTCATCATCGCGGAGCTCGCCGAGCTCTACTCGGCGGCGTGCGAGGGCGTCCGCCGCGAGCTGCCCGAGCCCATGCAGTTCCGGCGCTTCATCGAGCTGCAACAGCAGCAGCAGGCGAAGACGCTGGCCGAGCACGAGGCGTACTGGCTCCAGAAGTTCTCCGGGCCGCTGCCCGTGCTGCAACTGCCGTTCGATCGTCCTCGCCCGCCCGTCAAGACGTTCGCGGCGGCGCGGCTGACGGACACGATCGGCGGTGAGCTGTGCCAGGCCGTGAGGAAGGTGGGCCAGCGCTACGGCGCCACGCCGTTCATGACGCTCTTCGCCGCGTACACCTGTCTGCTGCACCGGATGTCGGGACAGGGCGACATCATCGTCGGGGTGCCCGCCTCCGGCCGGACCGTGGAGGGCAGCGAGGGGATGGTGGGCCACTGCGCGAACCTGCTGCCCGTGCGCACGAACGTCCAGGGCGGACTTCGCTTCTCCGAGCACCTGCTGGCCGTCAAGAACGTGCTGCTGGACGACTACGAGCACCAGGCGTACCGCTTCGCGACGCTGCTGGAGAAGCTGCGGGTGCCGAGGGATCCGAGCGTCTCGCCCATCGTCACGGTGGCCTTCAACCTGGACCGTCCGGTGCCGCCCCCGAAGATGTTCGAGCTGGAGGTCGACTGGTTCCCCCGGCCCATCAGCTTCGGCGTGCCCGAGCTCGGGCTGAGCATCAAGGAGCTGCGCGGCGAGCTGAGCCTCGAGTGGGACTACAACACGGACCTGTTCGACGCGGAGACGATCCACAGGACGATGGGCCACTTCCGCACCCTGGTGGAGGGACTCACCGCCCATCCCGAACAGCGCCTGTGCGATCTGCCGATGCTCACGCACGAGGAGCGCCAGCGCTTCGCGGAATGGAATCGCACCGCCGCCCCCAGCTACGGCCGCGCGACCCTGCCTCGGCTCTTCGAGGCCCAGGTGCGCCGCACGCCCGATGCGCCGGCGTTGACCGTCGCGGGGGAGACGCTGAGCTACGGTGAGTTGAACGCGCGGGCCAACCAGCTCGCCCACTGCCTGCGGTCACTGGGCGTGGGTCGCGAGTCGCTCGTGGGCATCTGCGTCGAGCGCTCGGTGGAGATGGTCGTCGGACTGCTGGGCATCCTCAAGGCCGGTGCGGCCTACGTGCCGTTGGATCCGTCCTTCCCCGCCGAGCGGCTGGCCCACATGGTCCACCACTCGCGGCTGTCCCTGCTGCTGACCCAGGAGCGCGTGGCGGGACGGCTCCCCGAGAGCGGGGTGCGGCAGGTCCGCTTCGAGGCCGAGCACGCGCTCCTGTCGCGGCAGCCCACCGGGGATCTCCCGGACGAGGCGGGGACGGAGGAGCTGGCGTATGTGATGTACACGTCGGGCTCGACGGGAATCCCCAAGGGGATCCAGATCACCCATGGCGCGCTGGCCAATCTGCTCGAGTCGATGCGGGAGCAGCTCGAGCCGACGGCGCGGGACGTGCTGCTGGCGGTGACGACGATCTCGTTCGACATCGCGGCGCTCGAGCTCTACCTGCCGCTGCTCGTGGGCGCGCGGCTGGTGGTGACGGACAGCGAGACGGCGGCGGATGGCGAGCGGCTGGCCCAGGAGATGGCGCGCGTCACTCCCAGCCTGATGCAGGCCACGCCCGCGACGTGGCGGATGCTCATCGAAGCGGGCTGGCGGGGTGATCCGCGGCTGTGCATCCTCTGTGGCGGAGAGGCCCTGCGCCAGGAACTGGCCGAGCAGCTCCTCGAGCGGGGAGGGCGCGTCTGGAACCTCTACGGCCCCACGGAGACGACGATCTGGTCCGCCGCCCACCGCGTGGGGAAGGTGCGCGGTGAGCGCCGCGAGGACGCCTCCGAGCCCATCGGCCGGCCGCTCGCCAACACCCAGCTCCGGGTGCTCAGCCCGCGGCTGCATCAGGTCCCGGTGGGCGTCACGGGAGAGCTGTACATCGGGGGCCTCGGCCTGGCCCGGGGCTACCTGACACAGCCCTCCCTGACCGCGGAGAAGTTCGTTCCGGATCCCTTCAGCGACGAGCCCGGCGCGCGCCTCTACAAGACCGGGGATCTGGCCCGGTATCTCGCCGATGGCACCATCGAGTTCCTGGGCCGCACGGACTACCAGGTGAAGATCCGTGGGTTCCGCGTCGAGCTGGGGGCCATCGAGGCCGCGCTCGGCCAGCACCCGGCCGTCGCCGACGTGGCGGTCATCGCGCGTGAGATTGGACCCGGCGACACGCGCCTCTTCGGCTACGTGGTCTTCCGCCAGGGACAGTCCCTCCCCGTGGAAGAGCTGCACGCGTTCCTGAAGCACAAGCTGCCGGCCTACATGATCCCCGCCTCGATCACCGCGGGGACGGAGCTGCCACTGACGCCCAACGGCAAGGTGGATCGCAAGGCCCTGGCGGCGCTGGACGTGGGCCGGGCGGTCTCGCGGGTCCACGTCGCTCCGCGCAACGCGTTGGAGACCGAGTTGGTTCAAATCTGGGAAGAGGTGCTGGGCGTGAAGCCCGTCGGCGTGACGGACAACTTCTTCCACCTCGGGGGCAACTCGCTGCTCGGCGTCCGGCTCATGACGCGCATCCGTCGGCACCTCGGCCAGGAGGTTCCCCTGGCGCTCTTCATCGAGGACCCGACGATCGTCCACCTGACCCAGGTCATCTACCAGAAGAGCCTGGGGGTCCCCTCCCTGGCGGAGGGACAGGCCGCGGCGGGGCAGGGGAAGACGTCGATCGTGAAGGTGCGGCCGGAGGGCAAGCACCACCCGTTGTTCTTCGCCGCCCAGCTCGGTGGCATCTACTCGTCCAACGTGGTGGTGGGGCTGCTGGACATGGCGCGTGAGCTGGATCCCGACCAGCCCTTCTACGGCCTGCAGGCCCCCGCCCTCGCGCCCGAGCTGGCCGAGGCGGTCTCCCGGGGCAGCCCGCTCTCCCTGGACGACTGGCGGTATGACCGCGCGCACTTCGACCGCGTGGTGCTCGACTGCGTCGAGGCGCTCCGCAAGGTCCAGCCCGAGGGGCCGTACTACCTGGGCGGGTTCTGCTCCGGCAGTCTGCTCGTCTTCGAGATCGCCCGGCGGCTGACGGAGATGCGCCAGGAGGTGGCTCGCCTCGTGCTCTTGGATCCACCCATCGGGGGCGATGCCGTGCCTCCAGGGCCCTCCCGGTACGATGCCGCGCTCGCGGATCTCGTCTGGTTCATCGGCCGGGAGATTGGCTGGGAGGCGGGATGGGATCTCACCGCCCTCTACGCCGAGCTGGAGCCGCTCGGTACCGACGAGCGCTGGGCGTTGGCCCTTCGCAAGCTGAAGGAGGCCGAGGCCGTCCCCGCCTCGACGGAGGCCCAGGATCTGCGGCGGCTCTTCGATGCGAAGCGGCTCAACGAGGAGATCATGAGCCGGATCCTCGACAGCTACGAGCCTCCGGTCTCTCCCCATCCGGTCACCCTCCTGATCTCGGACCACACGCGCGAGGATTACACCGACGA